AGCGCCTGCATGTCACCCACGGGGCGGTCAGCCGGCAAATACGCCTGCTGGAGGAAAGCCTCGGCGTCGACCTGTTCGAAAGGCGCAACCGGGCAATCTTCCTTACCCCGGCAGGCCGCGCGCTGCACGGCACCACTCAGGCCATCTTCGAGCAACTTGACGGTGCCGTGCAGCGCCTGCAGCAACAGCAGCGGGACAACGTACTGGTGCTGTCTTGCGAGCCCACCATCGCCATGCGCTGGCTGATCCCGCGCCTGCCGCGTTTTCACGCTGCGCACCCGGGCCTGCAAGTGCAACTGGTCGCCGCCGGCGGCCCTGTAGATTTCGCCCGCAGCGGCATCGACCTGGCCCTGAGGCGCGACGACTTCCATTGGCCGCCCACCCTATACAGCCAACCAGTCTGCGAAGAATGGATTGGCCCGGTCAGCTGCCATGCCAACGCGCAGCTCGATGGCCAACGCCTGCTGCACAGCAACACCCGCCCAACCGCATGGTCCACCTGGCTGCGCCTGAGCGGCCAGCGGGCACGGCATACCGAGCGCAGCGACTTTGAGCACTTCTACCTGTCACTGCAGGCTGCCAACGCTGGTTTGGGCGTAGCCATCGCCTCAGCACTGATGGTGCACGACGAACTCGATAATGGGCAGTTGCATGCGCCTTTCGGCTTGTTACGAGACGGCTCGGCTTACGTATTACTGAGCCCGCAACCGATCAACGATGGCGGCAAACGCCAGCAATTCGCCGACTGGGTAACCGCCGAAAGCCGGGCGTGCCTGAATCAGATGGATTTGCTGCAGAACGAAGAACCGGCACTGCCATCACCACCCCACGTGCGATAACCCGCCGTGTCGAGGTGAATGCGCCCCGTGGGGTAACGTCCCAGACCCATGTTCCAGGCCTGGCCGTTCTGCCGCCAGAACTGGCACAGCGGCTTGGGGTCGGCCCCGCGCGGCAACAGGATATCAACCGCAAAGGCCCGAGTATGTGCGCTGCCCACGGCGCCACCGGCGCAGCGGTTCAGGCTTGGGTCGCGGTAGGCTGAAACCACTTCGAACTGGCCTATGAGGCCTTGGGAGTCGAGCGTTTTGATCAACGCCAGAGTAGAACGCACCGCTGGCCAGTTGGCCGAAGGCGGCACCACGAAGGGTGAGGCATGGCACTGTTTCCAGTCAGAAGCCGAGCGCAACAATTGGTGGATCGGCACTACGCCATACAACCGTGCATCCACCAGCATCTCGCGAAACGGCCGGGTTTGATGATCACCCGCCCATTGCGCGAACATCCACACATCGCGCTCATCGGCCTGGGCCGAACCGGCCATTACCGCCATCAACAGCCACGTTGCGCCCCTCATTCACGCCCTCCGTGTGGTCACTCAGTCCTCAAGCAAGGTACAAGCCATCACCAACGCATCCTCCCGACCACCCGCAACCGGGTAATAGTCGCGCCGCCGGCCAATCTCGTTGAAGCCATAGCGCTCATACAGGCGATATGCCGACTGATTGCTGGCCCGCACCTCAAGAAAGCACTCACGCCCATTCATTTGATAAGCCCGCGCCATCAGGTGCTCAAGCAAGCGTAGCCCCAACCCGCGACCTTGGTTCTCGGGCTTGACGGTAATGTTGAGCAAGTGCGCTTCATCGATGATCACGTTGATCACCCCATGGCCGACCTGCTGCTGCCCGTCGAACATCAGCCACACTTCGTAGGACTTGAGCGCATCCTGGAAGATGCCGCGGGTCCAGGGGTGGCTGAAGGCGGCATATTCAATCTTCAGCACGCTATCCAGATCCGCCTCGGTCATCGGGCGGAAGCTGATCGAGTCACTCATTCAACGCTCTTCCAGCGCGCCATCAGCTGGCGCATCGCTTGCCAGACGTCCGCCTTGCGCTGCGGCTCGTCCATCAACAGTTCAAGGCCCGGCAAGGCCCAGGCATCGCCCAGGCCGTTGGGCTTGAGTACTTGGTAATAAGCTTCGGCGTCGGCATTGCCGGCATAGCGCAGGGCCGGCAGGCCGATCAGCCACAAACAGGTGCAGGGAGCCTCTTCCAGGCGCGCCTGGATGAACCCCTGCACGAAATCGCGCGCGGCGTCCGGGCCTTGGTCCATGTTGCCGCGCACCAGTAACGGCCAGCGCACCGGCTCGCCGATAATCTGCGGGGCGTCGGGCAGGCCAGCGGCGCGCAGCATGTCCTTGAGCAGCAAGTAGGACGGGTCGCGGCTCTGGAACGGCTGGCCGGTGGCCAGTTCCACCAGCAGCAGGCAACTGCCGGCCCGCAGCAATTGCAAGGCAAAACGCGGAGGCGGAACCGGGGCCGGGCGCGGTGCAGGGGCTTTTACTTCTTCCTCGGCAGGCTTTGCGGCGGGCTTTGGCGTGCTGCCCGGGCGCGGCACTTCGATCTTCGGGCGCTCTACCGAGCGGGCCTGAGGGGTGGCTGGTGCTTCGCGAGGCGCCACCGGTGCCTCGAACTCCACCTCTTCGACCGGCGCCTGCGGCAGCAGCAATTCGGGCCGTGAAGGCGCTGCAAACGGCAGTTCGGCGCGCGGCAGCCAGTGCACCACTTGCATGGCGGAAAGGTAGGCGCGGCGGCGGGGTTCGGTGAGCAAGGAATGGGGTCCGGGGCTTGGTTTGGGGGGGTATTCTAGCGTGTACACCTCGGGTTTTGCAGCGTCTGAGCGACCGAGCGCCGCCGGTGCGGCGCATCGCGGATAAATCCGCTCCTACAAAGGCGTACGCGATCCCTGTAGGAGCGGATTTATCCGCGATGCGCCGCAAAGCGGCGCCAGATCTCACAACCACAACAAACCTCACCGCTCCCCCCAAAAAACCTCATTACAGACCAAGGGGTGAAAACCTCCCCCCCGGATGAAGTACAATCGCCCCCTTTTTACTTGGCAACGAGTAGACGCCAATGATCGAACCCAAGCGCGTCCTGCGCGCCCTAGCCGA
The genomic region above belongs to Pseudomonas sp. PSKL.D1 and contains:
- a CDS encoding LysR substrate-binding domain-containing protein — encoded protein: MKLPALNALRYFDIAAETESFVRAAERLHVTHGAVSRQIRLLEESLGVDLFERRNRAIFLTPAGRALHGTTQAIFEQLDGAVQRLQQQQRDNVLVLSCEPTIAMRWLIPRLPRFHAAHPGLQVQLVAAGGPVDFARSGIDLALRRDDFHWPPTLYSQPVCEEWIGPVSCHANAQLDGQRLLHSNTRPTAWSTWLRLSGQRARHTERSDFEHFYLSLQAANAGLGVAIASALMVHDELDNGQLHAPFGLLRDGSAYVLLSPQPINDGGKRQQFADWVTAESRACLNQMDLLQNEEPALPSPPHVR
- a CDS encoding D-Ala-D-Ala carboxypeptidase family metallohydrolase gives rise to the protein MRGATWLLMAVMAGSAQADERDVWMFAQWAGDHQTRPFREMLVDARLYGVVPIHQLLRSASDWKQCHASPFVVPPSANWPAVRSTLALIKTLDSQGLIGQFEVVSAYRDPSLNRCAGGAVGSAHTRAFAVDILLPRGADPKPLCQFWRQNGQAWNMGLGRYPTGRIHLDTAGYRTWGGDGSAGSSFCSKSI
- the rimI gene encoding ribosomal protein S18-alanine N-acetyltransferase; translation: MSDSISFRPMTEADLDSVLKIEYAAFSHPWTRGIFQDALKSYEVWLMFDGQQQVGHGVINVIIDEAHLLNITVKPENQGRGLGLRLLEHLMARAYQMNGRECFLEVRASNQSAYRLYERYGFNEIGRRRDYYPVAGGREDALVMACTLLED
- a CDS encoding energy transducer TonB; translated protein: MLTEPRRRAYLSAMQVVHWLPRAELPFAAPSRPELLLPQAPVEEVEFEAPVAPREAPATPQARSVERPKIEVPRPGSTPKPAAKPAEEEVKAPAPRPAPVPPPRFALQLLRAGSCLLLVELATGQPFQSRDPSYLLLKDMLRAAGLPDAPQIIGEPVRWPLLVRGNMDQGPDAARDFVQGFIQARLEEAPCTCLWLIGLPALRYAGNADAEAYYQVLKPNGLGDAWALPGLELLMDEPQRKADVWQAMRQLMARWKSVE